A single Candidatus Poribacteria bacterium DNA region contains:
- the trkA gene encoding Trk system potassium transporter TrkA produces MKAIIIGAGEVGFHTAKLLVEDNNDVILIDQSKEACQRIQEQLDLITLEGSGASPSLLVEAGIKEAELLMAVTNSDEINMLACVIASRHGVKTKVARVSDPDYFANEMDLSPKDIGINLLINPEQLCAEEFFRLLNIPEAREIVEFEDGKVQLVAFQVKPTNPLRGTPFSRLADHGIPSDLRVTAIKRNDGTTIVPKGLDFIGEGDEVFVIGSRESTSKLLELSGVSLNQKIHRVIIVGAERIGISLAQALEQNGTQVKMIESDRKKAEAASTILRKTTVLHGDYLNPGFLEEAGVDGVDGFVSVTGDDENDVMACVTAKQHGATRVLALVQQPRYLPILENIPTLDAAVSRHLTVVSNILRLVRRGQIVSAATLREIDAEVIELVAGPNSQITYNEIQHLGGMLPEDVLIGAIVRQNRVLIPTGQSVVQAGDRVIIFTMPDSIPVVEKLFVEPQTKRFLGRKRK; encoded by the coding sequence ATGAAAGCAATTATTATCGGCGCGGGGGAAGTTGGATTTCATACAGCTAAACTCTTAGTAGAAGACAATAACGACGTCATCCTCATCGATCAATCGAAGGAGGCTTGCCAGCGTATTCAAGAGCAGTTAGATCTAATAACGCTTGAAGGATCTGGGGCTTCACCATCCCTATTAGTAGAAGCTGGGATTAAAGAAGCAGAGCTGCTGATGGCGGTAACAAACTCCGACGAAATCAATATGCTGGCGTGCGTGATTGCCTCGCGACACGGTGTCAAGACAAAGGTCGCACGTGTATCTGATCCCGATTACTTCGCCAACGAAATGGATTTATCCCCGAAGGATATCGGAATCAATCTGCTGATTAATCCTGAACAACTGTGTGCGGAGGAATTCTTTCGCCTACTGAATATCCCAGAAGCCCGTGAAATTGTCGAATTTGAAGATGGCAAGGTACAGTTAGTTGCTTTTCAGGTAAAGCCCACCAACCCACTTCGAGGCACACCCTTCAGTCGTCTAGCAGATCACGGCATCCCCTCCGATTTACGCGTTACGGCAATTAAGCGCAACGATGGAACGACGATCGTTCCCAAAGGTCTGGACTTCATTGGCGAAGGCGATGAGGTCTTTGTCATCGGCAGTCGCGAATCAACCTCGAAGCTGCTTGAACTTTCGGGAGTTTCATTAAATCAAAAAATCCATCGTGTTATCATTGTTGGTGCCGAACGGATTGGGATATCCCTTGCACAAGCCCTTGAGCAGAACGGCACACAGGTGAAAATGATTGAATCTGATCGGAAGAAGGCCGAAGCTGCATCGACGATTCTGAGAAAAACCACCGTTTTACATGGGGACTACCTTAACCCCGGCTTCTTAGAAGAGGCTGGCGTTGACGGGGTAGACGGATTCGTTTCTGTAACGGGTGATGATGAAAATGATGTGATGGCTTGTGTCACCGCGAAGCAGCACGGCGCGACTCGTGTACTTGCCCTCGTTCAACAACCACGTTACCTGCCAATCTTGGAAAATATTCCAACCCTCGATGCTGCCGTAAGTCGCCATCTGACAGTGGTCAGCAACATCCTCCGTCTCGTCCGACGGGGACAGATTGTCTCAGCAGCAACCCTACGTGAGATTGATGCTGAGGTGATCGAGCTGGTCGCGGGACCCAATTCACAAATTACCTACAACGAGATCCAACACCTCGGCGGAATGCTACCAGAAGATGTATTGATAGGTGCTATTGTGCGACAGAATCGGGTGCTTATCCCTACCGGACAAAGCGTGGTCCAAGCAGGAGACCGCGTGATTATCTTCACCATGCCTGATTCTATTCCCGTTGTTGAAAAGCTCTTTGTGGAACCCCAAACTAAGCGTTTCCTCGGCAGGAAAAGAAAATGA
- a CDS encoding TrkH family potassium uptake protein has product MLCPLLIAFYQRTTEGGSDLQAFILSFCITLIVGLVLRLTTKSNQGLGNKEGVAVVSLGWAVTALFGSLPYLFDRVFAEAGRNGLVEFSFCYFEAMSGFTTTGATVLTEIEHLTHAILFWRSLTHWLGGMGIVVLALAILPMLGVGGMQLYRAEVPGPQKDRLTPRIAQTAKLLWGVYVLISAVEMLLLRLGGMTWFDALCHTFGTMATGGFSTQNLSIGQYNNVYFDVVIIVFMFIAGTNFSLHYRALRGDFNGYVRDPEFRFYGLTLSLCIGLIVWNTMTARVGEQIVFESFGTALRYASFQVVSIITTTGYGTFDFELWPALSQFILVILMFFGGCAGSTGGGMKHVRLLLLIKQGYVEIKRLILPHAVLPVKLGDRVVPQEVMAHILGFFFLFIGIFAIVTCIMATLGLDLISAAAATIATMGNIGPGLGSVGPIDNYAHIPTLGKFILSLCMLLGRLELYTVLVLFAPELWRR; this is encoded by the coding sequence ATGCTGTGTCCGTTGCTTATTGCCTTTTACCAGAGGACAACGGAGGGCGGATCTGACCTGCAAGCATTTATCCTCTCTTTTTGCATCACACTCATTGTAGGATTGGTACTCCGTCTTACAACCAAATCGAATCAAGGACTTGGTAACAAAGAAGGAGTCGCAGTTGTCTCGTTAGGCTGGGCAGTTACAGCGCTGTTTGGATCGCTTCCCTATCTTTTCGATCGTGTATTTGCAGAAGCCGGCAGGAATGGGTTGGTTGAATTCTCGTTCTGCTATTTTGAAGCGATGTCCGGCTTCACGACGACAGGAGCAACCGTTCTCACTGAAATCGAGCATCTGACCCATGCTATCCTGTTCTGGCGCAGCCTGACACATTGGTTGGGCGGCATGGGTATTGTTGTACTTGCTTTAGCAATCCTACCGATGTTAGGAGTGGGTGGGATGCAGCTTTATCGAGCAGAGGTGCCCGGTCCCCAAAAAGACCGTCTAACCCCCCGCATCGCGCAGACTGCAAAACTGCTTTGGGGTGTTTATGTCCTTATCTCTGCTGTCGAAATGCTACTGCTCCGGCTCGGTGGAATGACTTGGTTTGATGCCCTTTGTCACACCTTCGGGACAATGGCAACCGGCGGTTTTTCAACCCAAAATTTGAGCATCGGTCAATACAACAATGTCTACTTCGATGTTGTTATTATCGTCTTTATGTTCATTGCCGGAACAAACTTTTCTTTGCACTACCGTGCCTTACGTGGTGATTTCAACGGCTACGTCCGAGACCCGGAGTTCCGTTTCTACGGCTTGACGCTGTCTCTGTGTATAGGTTTGATTGTCTGGAACACGATGACCGCAAGAGTTGGTGAACAGATTGTGTTCGAGTCGTTTGGAACAGCCTTGCGCTATGCCTCCTTTCAAGTCGTATCAATCATCACAACGACTGGCTACGGCACCTTCGACTTTGAGTTGTGGCCCGCCTTATCGCAATTTATATTGGTTATCCTGATGTTTTTCGGTGGATGTGCGGGATCGACAGGCGGCGGGATGAAACACGTCCGTCTTCTCCTACTTATCAAACAGGGCTATGTCGAAATTAAGCGGCTTATACTCCCACACGCAGTGCTCCCCGTTAAGCTGGGCGACCGGGTTGTTCCGCAAGAGGTAATGGCACACATTCTCGGCTTTTTCTTCTTATTCATTGGTATCTTCGCAATCGTTACCTGCATCATGGCGACCTTGGGATTGGATCTGATTAGTGCTGCTGCTGCTACTATTGCAACGATGGGTAATATAGGTCCCGGGCTGGGATCTGTTGGTCCGATTGACAATTACGCGCATATCCCCACACTCGGAAAATTTATTCTTTCTCTCTGCATGTTACTGGGACGGCTAGAACTGTACACAGTCTTGGTTTTGTTCGCCCCAGAATTATGGAGACGATAA
- a CDS encoding HAD family hydrolase — MDKITTISFDADGTLWDFEGVMRHALGCALAELRRLVPAAPDSLSVDTLIAIRNQVAEEQKSRGLTHEAIRLEAFKRTLQFIENSDDDLAAHLHALYLKHRFEDILIFDDVVPILDALQGHYTMGLLSNGNTYPERCGLAGYFQFVVFAQEHDIQKPDPALFEIAIERAGCAKRQLLHVGDSFQNDIIGAKQAGVKSVWLNRQGENNGTGKQHDFEISSLRELTRILENFL, encoded by the coding sequence GTGGATAAGATCACAACCATTTCATTTGACGCAGATGGTACGCTGTGGGATTTCGAAGGTGTGATGCGTCACGCGCTGGGATGTGCGTTGGCTGAACTCCGCCGCCTCGTTCCTGCCGCTCCTGACTCCCTCTCCGTCGACACATTAATTGCTATTCGGAATCAAGTCGCAGAAGAACAAAAAAGCAGAGGTCTAACGCACGAAGCAATTCGGCTCGAAGCGTTCAAGCGAACACTTCAATTTATCGAAAATTCTGATGACGATCTCGCCGCTCACCTCCATGCGCTATACCTAAAACATCGATTTGAGGATATCCTGATCTTCGACGATGTGGTACCCATACTGGATGCACTGCAAGGGCATTATACGATGGGGCTTCTGTCCAACGGCAACACCTATCCGGAACGTTGTGGGTTGGCAGGCTACTTCCAATTCGTGGTGTTCGCTCAGGAGCACGACATTCAAAAACCCGATCCAGCACTTTTTGAAATTGCTATTGAACGTGCCGGGTGTGCAAAACGCCAGTTACTACATGTCGGTGATTCTTTTCAAAATGACATCATCGGTGCCAAGCAGGCTGGCGTAAAATCTGTCTGGCTAAATCGTCAGGGTGAAAATAATGGAACAGGGAAGCAACACGATTTTGAAATATCATCTCTAAGGGAACTGACACGGATCCTTGAGAACTTTCTTTGA
- a CDS encoding aldose 1-epimerase family protein, whose product MPQLFGGQYTKQQLLELVGDMTQLAGARRAELIEGNERGSDLIEVFNASGLCFSILPGRSLDVASAHYKGMSLGFRGSTGDVGPAFYEPQGYGWMRGFFGGLVTSCGMIFTGHPEVDPEEENEELGLHGRLSFIPAKGVVAECGWEGEDYVVRVRGKMREAVVFGTNLELTREISTVLGEKCLRIYDRIENLSVDRSPLMFVYHTNPGFPILDAGSRVLINSEKSTEWLEDREVSPEDYAVAREPQQDAHDDVYIHRPIADEEGIVHVGLINDNLQLGLYWKFPIGEMPVVTHWQHFHRGTYVTGIEPGNVSMLGRAWNRKYGYLQYIQPGETREFHLEIGILEGESEIRELEQRIGG is encoded by the coding sequence ATGCCACAACTTTTCGGAGGTCAGTACACTAAACAGCAGTTATTGGAATTGGTCGGCGATATGACCCAACTGGCAGGAGCCCGCCGGGCGGAATTGATTGAGGGAAATGAACGCGGCTCTGATTTGATTGAAGTTTTCAACGCCTCTGGGCTCTGTTTTTCGATTCTGCCGGGGCGTTCCCTTGATGTTGCCTCCGCCCACTATAAGGGTATGTCCCTAGGCTTTCGTGGAAGTACCGGCGATGTGGGACCTGCCTTTTACGAACCTCAGGGTTATGGGTGGATGCGCGGCTTTTTTGGTGGGTTGGTGACCAGTTGTGGTATGATCTTCACCGGTCATCCTGAAGTAGATCCTGAAGAAGAAAACGAAGAACTTGGACTTCACGGTCGTCTCTCCTTTATTCCAGCCAAAGGTGTTGTTGCTGAGTGCGGTTGGGAGGGTGAGGATTACGTGGTTCGGGTCCGAGGAAAGATGCGTGAGGCGGTGGTCTTCGGAACGAATCTGGAACTCACTCGAGAAATCTCTACGGTACTAGGTGAAAAATGTCTGCGGATTTATGACCGTATTGAGAATCTCAGTGTGGATCGTTCACCGTTGATGTTTGTCTATCATACAAACCCCGGCTTTCCAATCTTGGATGCTGGTAGCCGCGTGCTAATCAATAGTGAGAAAAGTACAGAATGGTTGGAAGACAGGGAAGTCAGTCCTGAAGATTACGCCGTGGCGCGTGAACCGCAGCAGGATGCACACGATGATGTATACATACACCGGCCCATCGCAGATGAGGAAGGGATCGTACATGTAGGGTTGATTAACGACAATCTACAACTTGGCCTTTACTGGAAATTTCCTATTGGAGAGATGCCGGTCGTTACCCATTGGCAACACTTCCACAGAGGCACCTATGTAACCGGCATCGAACCCGGCAATGTCAGTATGTTGGGACGCGCTTGGAATCGTAAGTACGGCTATCTGCAATATATCCAGCCCGGCGAAACCCGTGAGTTTCATCTGGAAATCGGCATTCTGGAGGGTGAAAGCGAAATTCGTGAGCTGGAGCAGCGGATTGGTGGGTAA
- a CDS encoding DUF2007 domain-containing protein: MPATVNPDTGEDGLITVANFSHPTEADPVVAWLESEGIECFVTNEHTITMNWLYSNAIGGVGVRVKAADVERANELLPAVLNPDAVESEPTPSDAEMDQGSDVTSEIRCPQCGSENVYYEKFSRRLVFASWVILTVPLPFLKKQWKCRECEHLFK; this comes from the coding sequence ATGCCAGCTACAGTGAATCCCGACACGGGCGAAGACGGACTCATCACAGTCGCTAACTTTAGTCATCCGACCGAAGCGGATCCGGTTGTGGCGTGGCTGGAATCAGAGGGTATCGAGTGTTTTGTCACCAATGAGCACACCATCACTATGAATTGGCTTTACTCAAATGCCATTGGTGGTGTTGGGGTGCGGGTAAAGGCAGCAGATGTCGAACGAGCGAACGAACTTCTTCCAGCCGTTTTGAACCCAGATGCAGTTGAGAGTGAACCAACCCCGTCAGATGCCGAGATGGATCAGGGAAGCGATGTTACTAGTGAGATCCGTTGTCCGCAATGTGGTTCAGAAAATGTGTATTATGAGAAGTTCTCGCGCCGTCTGGTATTTGCTTCTTGGGTGATTTTAACCGTCCCCCTTCCATTCCTTAAGAAACAATGGAAGTGTCGGGAATGCGAACACCTGTTTAAGTAG
- a CDS encoding arylsulfatase, with amino-acid sequence MPISNDSIEQKPNLVFVITDDQGYGDFSCHGNPIIETPNLDAMHSESLRLTNLHVGPTCAPTRAGIMTGRYCNCTGVWHTIGGRSLLRNDERTMADIFRANGYKTGMFGKWHLGDNYPYRPHDRGFEEALYHGGGGISQTPDHWGNDYFDDTYARNGVKEPFEGYCTDIWFNQAMQFIERNRERPFFCYLPTNAPHGPYRVPNGYSEPYHGRIPDARANFYGMIVNIDENLARLRNHLGELGIEDNTILIFMTDNGSAEGCTLDQNQFVREGFNAGRRGRKGSEYEGGHRVPLFMYWPNGGFTEGRDIDQLTANIDLLPTLIDLCQLEVSQADFGAGSFHGMSLAPLLKGETETLPERVVVTDSQRVEHPIKWKQSATMTQRWRLINGVELYDIEVDPEQRNDIAADHPEVVAELREHYEAWWELVSPRFSEDPPIVLGTENEKKPVLTTHDWHGEQHAWSQGHIRQGLVCNGYWAIEIAEDGEYAFELRRWPKEEDKPLTAGLPGEIIDWYHGGKALNLKTAHLRVGDQEATQSIDPEVEGVTFTFRLTAGEMQLQTFLTDDMGESIGAYYVYVTKVA; translated from the coding sequence ATGCCAATATCCAATGATTCTATTGAACAGAAACCAAATCTCGTCTTTGTCATCACCGATGACCAAGGCTACGGGGATTTCAGTTGTCATGGGAATCCGATAATCGAAACACCGAATCTGGATGCTATGCATAGCGAGAGCCTTCGTTTGACCAACCTTCATGTCGGTCCTACCTGCGCTCCAACGCGAGCAGGTATAATGACCGGGCGTTACTGTAACTGCACCGGCGTGTGGCATACTATCGGCGGTCGATCGCTTCTCCGCAACGATGAACGCACGATGGCGGATATTTTTCGGGCAAACGGTTACAAAACCGGCATGTTCGGCAAGTGGCACCTAGGGGACAATTATCCCTACAGACCCCACGACCGAGGTTTTGAGGAAGCACTTTATCACGGCGGCGGTGGAATTAGCCAAACACCAGATCATTGGGGAAATGATTACTTCGACGATACTTATGCCCGTAATGGGGTCAAGGAACCGTTTGAGGGGTATTGCACCGATATTTGGTTCAACCAAGCGATGCAGTTTATTGAAAGAAACAGAGAGCGTCCTTTCTTCTGCTATCTGCCAACCAACGCCCCACACGGTCCTTACCGTGTCCCAAACGGCTACAGTGAACCGTATCATGGACGTATCCCCGACGCCAGAGCCAACTTTTACGGTATGATTGTCAATATCGACGAGAATCTGGCGCGGCTCAGGAATCATCTCGGCGAACTTGGGATTGAAGATAACACCATTCTTATTTTTATGACTGACAACGGTTCCGCCGAAGGTTGTACGCTCGACCAGAATCAATTCGTCAGAGAAGGTTTTAATGCAGGAAGGCGCGGGAGGAAAGGTTCGGAATACGAGGGCGGACATCGTGTGCCGCTTTTCATGTATTGGCCCAACGGTGGATTCACAGAAGGTAGGGATATTGACCAACTCACTGCGAATATCGATCTACTTCCAACGTTGATTGACCTCTGCCAGCTAGAGGTTTCGCAGGCTGATTTTGGAGCGGGTAGTTTTCACGGTATGAGTCTCGCACCACTACTCAAGGGCGAAACGGAAACACTACCTGAACGCGTCGTCGTGACCGACTCTCAGCGCGTTGAACACCCTATCAAGTGGAAACAGAGCGCGACCATGACGCAACGTTGGCGTCTGATTAACGGCGTTGAACTTTACGATATAGAGGTCGATCCGGAACAACGCAACGATATTGCCGCTGACCATCCGGAGGTTGTCGCGGAATTGCGGGAACATTACGAAGCGTGGTGGGAACTGGTATCGCCGCGTTTTAGTGAAGATCCGCCGATTGTATTGGGTACGGAGAACGAAAAAAAGCCCGTCTTGACCACCCACGATTGGCACGGTGAACAGCACGCTTGGAGTCAAGGGCATATTCGTCAGGGGCTTGTGTGTAACGGATATTGGGCAATCGAGATCGCTGAGGATGGGGAGTACGCCTTTGAGCTGCGGCGTTGGCCCAAAGAGGAAGATAAGCCGCTTACCGCTGGGCTTCCCGGTGAAATCATCGATTGGTATCATGGTGGGAAAGCCCTCAATCTGAAAACCGCCCATTTACGTGTCGGCGATCAGGAGGCAACACAATCGATTGATCCGGAGGTAGAGGGCGTTACTTTTACTTTTCGCCTTACCGCCGGTGAGATGCAGCTACAGACATTTCTGACTGATGATATGGGGGAGTCAATCGGTGCTTACTACGTTTATGTGACAAAAGTAGCTTAA
- a CDS encoding RecQ family ATP-dependent DNA helicase has product MKTPQELLQNIDELLNTPGASPISSPVSVADLQDETADELLPALQKYFGYADFREGQREVVEKILKGENILAAFPTGYGKSLCYQLPALMLPGITVVVSPLISLMKDQVDALREQRIYAVALLNSSLSWEEYRAELERLERGEIKLLYIAPERFRSRRFLNLLNSHQISLFVIDEAHCISQWGHDFRPSYLALRDAIRELHPSSIALFTATATHGVRKDILEHLEIQPPQVFTRGIERLNLKFSVCEALIEAEKYALLDEYLQQREGKGIVYAGRRRETEEIASHLKKRGHRADFYHAGRTDVERKRVQDRFFDDGPEGLDLVVATNAFGMGIDKSDIRYIIHWTMTGTLEQYYQEAGRAGRDGETAHCILLYCPDDRGLHEWFVNESAPNKPDLLKLLKLIETFPSVGNLRMFAVEDLELSDFNADKIRVGISYLEKLGFLRRLYNVPSRLSVRTRLFESSLTEEIIDESQKVLLRHLRSQSELNVLDFCRGLNLRPDQLMEQLIDLQSAEYLRYWGTEDLVLIELLEDSDLFASMSADQMGFEDYLLSKNRQIDQIVFYSLAEGCRGRLVREYFGETIEADYRCGSCDLCDPNLRLVPLNKENDNANIQ; this is encoded by the coding sequence ATGAAAACCCCACAAGAGCTTCTTCAAAATATAGATGAACTCCTCAATACACCGGGTGCCTCGCCTATATCCTCTCCGGTCTCGGTGGCTGACCTGCAAGATGAAACCGCGGACGAATTACTCCCAGCACTCCAAAAGTATTTTGGTTACGCCGACTTTCGGGAGGGACAGCGTGAAGTTGTTGAAAAGATTCTGAAGGGAGAGAATATTCTTGCGGCGTTCCCAACCGGCTATGGCAAATCCCTTTGCTATCAGTTACCAGCGTTGATGCTACCGGGGATAACTGTGGTTGTGTCTCCACTGATCTCTTTGATGAAAGATCAGGTCGATGCGTTGCGTGAGCAAAGGATTTATGCGGTGGCACTGCTCAACAGCAGCCTGAGCTGGGAGGAATACCGTGCGGAATTGGAACGCTTAGAACGTGGGGAAATCAAGCTGCTCTATATCGCTCCAGAGCGTTTTCGGAGTCGTCGGTTTCTGAACCTGCTTAACTCACACCAGATCTCCCTGTTTGTGATTGACGAAGCACACTGTATCTCCCAATGGGGACACGATTTTCGCCCTTCCTACCTTGCACTCCGCGACGCTATCCGTGAATTGCATCCGAGCTCAATTGCCCTGTTCACAGCGACGGCAACCCATGGTGTACGGAAAGACATTCTGGAACACTTAGAGATTCAACCGCCCCAAGTCTTCACTCGTGGTATCGAACGTCTCAACTTGAAATTCAGTGTTTGTGAAGCTTTGATAGAGGCTGAGAAGTATGCACTGCTCGATGAATATTTGCAGCAGCGGGAGGGGAAGGGGATTGTGTACGCCGGACGGCGGCGGGAAACTGAGGAGATTGCGTCGCACTTAAAGAAGCGCGGGCACCGCGCCGATTTTTATCATGCTGGACGCACAGATGTTGAGCGCAAACGGGTGCAAGATCGGTTCTTCGACGATGGACCTGAAGGACTCGATCTGGTTGTTGCTACTAATGCGTTCGGAATGGGAATTGACAAATCCGACATTCGATATATCATTCATTGGACGATGACGGGAACGCTAGAGCAGTACTATCAAGAAGCGGGGCGCGCTGGCCGTGATGGAGAGACCGCACACTGTATCCTGCTTTATTGCCCGGACGATCGAGGGTTGCACGAGTGGTTCGTTAACGAGAGCGCACCCAATAAACCGGATCTTCTCAAACTCCTGAAACTGATCGAAACCTTCCCCTCAGTCGGCAACCTTCGGATGTTTGCGGTGGAAGACCTAGAACTGAGTGATTTCAATGCGGACAAAATCCGAGTCGGGATTAGCTACCTGGAGAAACTCGGTTTCCTGCGGAGATTGTATAACGTCCCTTCAAGACTCTCGGTGAGAACGCGTCTGTTTGAGTCTAGCCTGACCGAGGAAATTATCGACGAATCACAGAAAGTTTTACTACGCCACTTGCGCTCTCAATCGGAATTAAACGTCTTAGATTTTTGTAGAGGATTGAATTTGCGTCCCGACCAGCTCATGGAGCAGCTAATTGACTTGCAGAGTGCAGAGTATCTGAGGTATTGGGGGACGGAAGATTTGGTATTGATAGAGTTACTTGAGGACAGCGATCTCTTCGCCTCGATGTCCGCAGATCAGATGGGATTTGAGGACTATCTTCTTAGTAAAAACCGTCAGATTGATCAGATTGTCTTTTATTCGCTCGCAGAAGGGTGTCGCGGGCGATTAGTACGCGAGTATTTCGGAGAGACCATCGAAGCGGATTACCGTTGCGGAAGCTGTGATCTGTGCGATCCGAATCTGCGCTTGGTCCCCCTGAATAAGGAAAATGATAATGCCAATATCCAATGA
- a CDS encoding sigma-70 family RNA polymerase sigma factor, which yields MIQRNTSSIPSTHTSLPTDEKELVERFQDGEHEVFNELVNRYHGKIYNLVYKYVHNSETAKDLSQEIFIKAYRALPNFKRQSAFYSWLYRIAINLCIDFIRQQKRGQTLSFEDLPTGSNDEVTLNDVNPLPPDQIETKELGQIIGQAVQQLPPKQQHVFNLRYHDGLQLKEIAAQLDRSEGTIKAHLHHAHKRLRTLLIPYLKNEKLEWALNS from the coding sequence GTGATTCAACGTAATACTTCATCCATACCTTCAACACATACATCTCTGCCTACTGACGAAAAAGAACTGGTCGAACGATTTCAGGACGGTGAGCATGAAGTTTTTAATGAACTAGTCAACAGATATCATGGAAAGATCTACAACTTGGTTTATAAGTATGTGCATAACTCTGAAACCGCGAAGGATCTTTCTCAAGAGATCTTTATCAAAGCCTACCGCGCCCTGCCCAATTTCAAGCGACAATCGGCATTTTATAGTTGGCTTTACCGGATTGCCATCAATCTGTGTATTGACTTCATTCGCCAACAAAAACGGGGGCAGACTTTGTCGTTTGAGGACTTACCCACAGGCAGTAATGATGAAGTGACGCTTAACGATGTAAACCCATTGCCGCCAGATCAGATAGAAACCAAAGAACTTGGGCAAATCATTGGTCAAGCGGTACAGCAACTCCCTCCCAAACAGCAGCATGTCTTTAATCTGCGATATCACGATGGACTTCAATTGAAGGAGATTGCCGCGCAATTGGATCGCTCTGAAGGCACAATCAAAGCGCATCTCCACCATGCCCATAAACGCCTCCGAACACTTCTGATTCCATACCTGAAAAACGAAAAACTGGAATGGGCACTCAATTCTTAA
- a CDS encoding HAMP domain-containing protein, whose protein sequence is MPLILMRRYSIQNKIVLPFILLFTVVVLIVPVITIALFDRKYDEQVSRETQEWLKTIEDTGFIHQPEKVKEAYGAEVTVVSSDNTVNYTTLSGDWANFADDMKLNEIRKRIKESDLDLVSQNVIVNSKHYKVIYYLQAYDRLYCLMRPIDKIADAKRDITLLMLGIAAVVILLVALISHLIGRNLTNPIKDLVQFTRKVAGGNLNEQCEVKMHDEIGDLTVAFNQMTRDLRNSRNELISAERLATAGKMAASFAHEIRNPLSSMQMLAQMLMRKEDLLEARRKQSMQYILEEIERIDVIVKGFMDFARPASLNPALHDLNQVLQGVLDLMEANLNHHQISLIKKFAPNLPPVSLDRDKLKQAFMNIVLNAMDAMPEGGALKIVTLQDSDKVRIDVVDTGIGIPPEDLNQLFEPFFTTKSQGTGLGLANAKRVLEQHGGDIQGRSIVGRGTTISLWLPLSSDPSPSKSKK, encoded by the coding sequence TTGCCATTAATTCTTATGCGCCGATATAGCATTCAAAACAAAATTGTTCTTCCGTTTATTCTGCTCTTCACGGTGGTTGTTCTCATCGTGCCAGTCATTACGATTGCGCTTTTTGATCGAAAATACGATGAACAGGTTAGCCGTGAGACCCAAGAGTGGCTTAAGACGATTGAAGACACCGGCTTTATTCACCAGCCAGAGAAGGTGAAGGAGGCGTACGGTGCGGAAGTGACGGTCGTGAGTAGCGACAACACCGTAAATTACACCACCCTCTCCGGAGATTGGGCCAATTTCGCTGATGATATGAAGTTGAACGAAATCCGTAAACGCATCAAGGAATCAGACCTGGACCTTGTTTCACAAAATGTGATAGTCAATAGCAAACACTATAAAGTTATCTATTACCTGCAGGCGTATGATCGGTTGTATTGCCTGATGCGTCCTATAGATAAAATCGCCGATGCAAAACGGGACATAACTTTATTAATGCTCGGGATTGCCGCTGTCGTCATCTTATTAGTTGCGCTTATCAGCCATCTTATTGGGCGGAATCTTACCAATCCAATCAAGGATTTGGTACAATTCACGCGGAAGGTTGCCGGGGGTAACTTGAACGAGCAATGCGAGGTGAAGATGCACGACGAAATTGGCGACCTCACTGTTGCGTTTAATCAAATGACGCGTGACCTGCGAAATTCACGAAATGAGCTGATAAGTGCTGAACGCCTCGCCACAGCGGGCAAGATGGCAGCATCCTTTGCCCACGAGATCCGGAATCCACTCTCATCGATGCAGATGCTAGCGCAGATGCTAATGCGAAAGGAAGATCTCTTGGAAGCGAGGCGAAAACAGTCGATGCAATATATCCTTGAGGAAATTGAACGGATTGATGTTATTGTCAAAGGGTTCATGGATTTCGCCCGTCCTGCCTCTCTTAATCCTGCGCTCCACGATCTGAATCAGGTGTTACAGGGGGTCTTGGATCTGATGGAGGCTAACCTAAATCATCATCAAATCTCGCTAATCAAGAAATTTGCGCCCAACCTTCCACCGGTTTCGTTGGATCGGGATAAGTTGAAACAGGCGTTTATGAATATCGTATTAAATGCTATGGACGCCATGCCAGAAGGCGGTGCTTTGAAAATCGTGACACTACAGGATTCAGACAAGGTCCGTATTGATGTCGTAGACACAGGAATTGGGATCCCACCGGAAGATTTAAATCAACTTTTTGAGCCTTTCTTCACGACAAAATCACAAGGAACCGGGCTTGGGCTGGCAAACGCGAAACGCGTTCTTGAACAACATGGTGGGGATATACAGGGCAGAAGCATTGTTGGACGGGGAACAACAATATCGCTTTGGCTACCACTGTCTAGTGATCCCTCACCTTCAAAATCAAAAAAATAG